CTGGGCCAGGAAATCGCGCCAATCCCAGGAAATCGGATTTTCGATCAATCCGGACACGCCGAACGCCCACCGATCGGGCGTAATGTCGGGACGCACCCCCAGATCGAGAACCGGCCAGTCCCGCGTCAGGCGTTGGCCGGGCGGAAGGCGGTCGCGCCTCCCCTCGGACGGCGTCGGCGGGTCCTCGCCCGTCAGGGCGCGGCCCTCGCGCGCCCACTTTTGCTTGGTGTCGAGGAGCTTTCGGTTGATCTCCCCCAAAATCGCGCCGGGGGTTTTTCCGCTCGGCGGATGGTCATCGTCGCCCATAACGTGTCCTCCGTAAGAGATAGCGGTCTGTTCGCGCTTAACCGTGCGCGCGCAGCAAGCGGGCCTTGTCGCGCTTCCAGTCGCGTTCCTTGGTCGTTTCGCGCTTATCGCCCCTGGTCTTTCCCTTGGCCAAACCGACATCGACCTTGGCGACGCCCCGGTCGTTGAAATAGATCGACAGCGGCACCAACGTCATGCCGTCGCGGCGCACCGCCATCGAGAGCGTTTCAATTTCGCGCCGGTGGGCGAGCAGCTTGCGCGGGCGGCGCGGATTTTCATGGCCGAAATGGCTGGCCGCGTCGTACTCGGGGATATAGGCGTTGATCAGCCATAGCTCGCCGTCTTTTTCGGTGGCGTAGGACTCGGCGATCGTCGCGTGGCCCTGGCGCAGGGATTTGACCTCGCTGCCCGCGAGCATGATCCCCAGTTCGAAGTTTTTCTCGATGAAATAGTCGTGGCGCGCCTTACGGTTCTGCGCCACGACGTTTTCTTGGCTTTTTTTCTTACGATTTTTACCGGCCATCGTTTCTACACTGCACCCTCACGCCCGAAACGCCGCGCCTCATAACAGCCGCGCGTCTTTCAGGGCTTTTTCCACCCGCGCCTTCGACGCCGGAGTGATCTCGCACAACGGCAGGCGCATTTCATCGGAGCAAATACCCAGTAATTTCGCCGCGTATTTCACCGGACCCGGGCTGGTCTCGCAGAACATCGCCTGATGGAGCGGCATCAGCGTTTCCTGGATCGCCATCGCGCCTTTAAGGTCGCCCTCACGCCAGGAGCGTTGCATGTCCGCACAAAGCTTCGGAGCGATGTTCGCGGTGACGGAAATGCACCCCGAACCACCGGCGGCCAAGTACGGCAGCGCCGTCGCGTCCTCGCCGGACAATTGGCAAAACGCCCCCTTGATCGCCACCCGTTCGGCCAAAGGACGGGACAGATCGGCAGTCGCGTCCTTGACGCCCACGATACGGTCCAATTCGGCGAGCCGCGCCATGGTTTCGACCGACATGTTCACCACCGACCGACCGGGAATATTATAGATGATGATGGGGATATCCACGTTGTCGTGAATTTCCTTGTAGTGGCGGTACAAACCTTCCTGGGTCGGCTTGTTGTAGTAGGGCGTAACCACCAGCGCCGCATCCGCGCCGGATTTCTGGGCATGACGGGTCAGAGCGATCGCCTCGGCAGTGGAGTTGGAGCCCGCCCCCGCGATCACGGGGACCCTACCGGCGGCCACCTCGATGGTCACTTCGCTCACCCGCATGTGTTCTTGGTGACTGAGCGTCGGCGATTCCCCCGTCGTTCCGCAGGGAATCAAGCCGTCCGTGCCTTGTTCAATGTGCCACTCGACGAATTTTCGAAAAGCGCCCTCGTCGATTTTTCCATCTTTCATGGGGGTAATCAGGGCGACGAGCGATCCCTTGAACATGACGAACTCCTACTTCATTTGCGGTACGTATCGTGCCCCGGAGACTATCTCTTCGCGTAAAGTCCGGCAAGCGTCACATCATATCGAGACAATTGTTTTCACCCGACGTCTTCATCCGATGTTTTTCTCCCGATTGGCGCTCGTTCCGAATTTAACCGCTTTCTTTATCGGACCCCCCCTTTCTTTCTTGAGCGCGCCGCTGCGAAGGCCTAGGTTTTTCGGTGTAATGGTGTATTCAAGCTTCGAGAAAACATCACCGCCGGAAAACATGCGCCCGTCAGAAACGACGGCGGGCGGCGCGCGGCCCGATCCGGCCCGGTTTTTCTCCATCGTATGGTCGCGGCTTCTACCTGTCGCCATCGCGATGATTTTGTTAAGCCTGAGCGCTCTACTGGGTGGGCAAAGCGGCATGGCGGGACAAAAAGCCCCGCGCGCCAATTCCAATACCGCACAACTAAGCGCCCGGGACATCAAGGCCGCCCGGGCGGCCTTTCGCGCCCTCGATGAACATCAATGGAAACACGTTCCTCTTCTCGCGGCGCGAATCAAGGACAACCTGACGGCTAAAGTCGTGATGTGGTCCTATTTTTCGTCAAAGGGAAACAAGGCCTCTTTCAACACCCTAAGCGCCTTTATCCGCAACAATCCCGACTGGCCGTACCAGCGGCTTTTGCGCCGGCGCGCCGAAGAGGCCATGACGCAGACCTTGCCCCCCGATGTCGTTTTGGCCTGGTTCCGAGACAATCCCATAACGAGCACCGACGGCCGTACGCGCTATATCGAGGCCCTGATGGCGGACGGACAGACCAAGAAAGCCCATGACGCCATCATCGCGACTTGGCGAGAAGCCAATTTCGGGAGACGTCAGGAAAAGAGCTTTTATAAACGCTACAAGAATTTTTTCACCACGGCCGACAACGTGACGCGCCTGGATCGCCTGATTTGGGAGGGGCGCGTGGGCCCCGCTCGGCGCATGTTGTGGCGGGTCGATAAGCCCGATCAAGCCTTGGCGATTGCGCGCCTTTTCCTGATGCGCCGGGAAGGAAATGTCGATAGGGCGATCGCCAAGGTCCCCCGGAAATTACGGAATGACCCTGGGTTGGTGTACGAAAGAGTGCGCTGGCGTCGCCGCAAGGGAAAAACCCAAGACGCCATCGACCTACTTTTGCGCGTTCCTCCTCAACACAACCACAGCAAAAAATGGTGGACCGAACGGTCTATCTTGGCCCGTCGCGCCTTGGATATGGGCGCCGTGACGGACGCCTACGCACTGGCCTCCCACCATGGGTTGACCCCC
This genomic window from Varunaivibrio sulfuroxidans contains:
- the smpB gene encoding SsrA-binding protein SmpB codes for the protein MAGKNRKKKSQENVVAQNRKARHDYFIEKNFELGIMLAGSEVKSLRQGHATIAESYATEKDGELWLINAYIPEYDAASHFGHENPRRPRKLLAHRREIETLSMAVRRDGMTLVPLSIYFNDRGVAKVDVGLAKGKTRGDKRETTKERDWKRDKARLLRAHG
- the dapA gene encoding 4-hydroxy-tetrahydrodipicolinate synthase → MFKGSLVALITPMKDGKIDEGAFRKFVEWHIEQGTDGLIPCGTTGESPTLSHQEHMRVSEVTIEVAAGRVPVIAGAGSNSTAEAIALTRHAQKSGADAALVVTPYYNKPTQEGLYRHYKEIHDNVDIPIIIYNIPGRSVVNMSVETMARLAELDRIVGVKDATADLSRPLAERVAIKGAFCQLSGEDATALPYLAAGGSGCISVTANIAPKLCADMQRSWREGDLKGAMAIQETLMPLHQAMFCETSPGPVKYAAKLLGICSDEMRLPLCEITPASKARVEKALKDARLL